The Nocardioides salarius genome includes a region encoding these proteins:
- a CDS encoding ABC transporter substrate-binding protein, with the protein MRRTKPLAVVAGAALLTLAACGGSGDGGETNAGEREFDNASETIDKDPEAQGPAEDIEGATAGGTITVFLPGDPGPDDLDPTNGWSVTGNSIQQALTSRSLTQYKRDPESSTGEMILVPDLAVDLGQPNEDFTEWTFEIRDDATWEDGSPITAEEVAWGINRSMDSEQFPSGPGTEYSQQYFLGAGEYEGPYTSKNADWEGVEFDNDASTVTIKMAKTFPDMDYWGAFMAMGPAPLGKESQPPAYGQNIKSNGPYKVDSFRPGDELVLVKNDQWNPESDPARHQYADKWVFKFNADGDQTDQIMLSDNTESQTALSTQLGSSSYTDGSDVLGDRLVQQSSQCTSFLYPDYESTDLNWRKAVAYAYPYEDAWQAGGEVPGVTRVPANSIMPPGMSGKSDYFVDGEQFTFDPEKAKELLAESDTPAEISMIYYEADPLSVATQKVITEGFEQAGFTVDAKGTQESPYSTWTNPDDKRNQSLNLRGVNWCSDWPSGLTMVPPLTRTGATYNTGFFSEQSVDDRMDEIPTLDLEEQAEAWGQLDEDLSTEFFPIIPTAFRNDLYAFGSKIGNPTGDGSIGAPNYKDLFVMQ; encoded by the coding sequence ATGAGACGGACCAAGCCGCTGGCGGTTGTCGCCGGCGCTGCGCTGTTGACCCTCGCCGCGTGTGGTGGCTCGGGCGACGGTGGCGAGACCAACGCGGGTGAGCGCGAGTTCGACAACGCCTCCGAGACCATCGACAAGGACCCCGAGGCCCAGGGCCCGGCCGAGGACATCGAGGGCGCCACCGCTGGTGGCACCATCACCGTCTTCCTGCCCGGCGACCCCGGCCCGGACGACCTCGACCCCACCAACGGCTGGTCGGTCACCGGCAACTCGATCCAGCAGGCGCTGACCAGCCGCTCGCTGACGCAGTACAAGCGTGACCCCGAGTCGAGCACCGGCGAGATGATCCTGGTCCCCGACCTGGCCGTCGACCTCGGTCAGCCCAACGAGGACTTCACCGAGTGGACCTTCGAGATCCGCGACGACGCCACCTGGGAGGACGGCTCCCCGATCACCGCGGAGGAGGTCGCCTGGGGCATCAACCGGTCGATGGACTCCGAGCAGTTCCCGTCGGGTCCGGGCACCGAGTACTCCCAGCAGTACTTCCTGGGTGCGGGCGAGTACGAGGGCCCCTACACCAGCAAGAACGCCGACTGGGAGGGTGTCGAGTTCGACAACGACGCCTCGACCGTCACCATCAAGATGGCCAAGACCTTCCCCGACATGGACTACTGGGGCGCCTTCATGGCGATGGGCCCGGCTCCGCTCGGCAAGGAGAGCCAGCCCCCGGCCTACGGCCAGAACATCAAGTCGAACGGCCCCTACAAGGTCGACTCGTTCCGCCCCGGCGACGAGCTGGTGCTGGTCAAGAACGACCAGTGGAACCCCGAGTCCGACCCGGCGCGCCACCAGTACGCCGACAAGTGGGTCTTCAAGTTCAACGCCGACGGCGACCAGACCGACCAGATCATGCTCAGCGACAACACCGAGTCGCAGACCGCGCTGTCCACCCAGCTCGGCTCGAGCAGCTACACCGACGGCTCCGACGTCCTCGGCGACCGCCTGGTGCAGCAGTCCTCGCAGTGCACCAGCTTCCTGTACCCCGACTACGAGTCGACGGACCTGAACTGGCGCAAGGCCGTGGCCTACGCCTACCCCTACGAGGACGCGTGGCAGGCCGGCGGTGAGGTGCCGGGCGTGACCCGCGTGCCCGCCAACTCGATCATGCCCCCGGGCATGTCCGGCAAGAGCGACTACTTCGTCGACGGTGAGCAGTTCACCTTCGACCCGGAGAAGGCCAAGGAGCTCCTGGCCGAGTCGGACACGCCGGCCGAGATCTCGATGATCTACTACGAGGCCGACCCGCTGTCCGTCGCGACGCAGAAGGTCATCACCGAGGGCTTCGAGCAGGCCGGCTTCACGGTCGACGCGAAGGGCACCCAGGAGTCGCCGTACTCCACCTGGACCAACCCGGACGACAAGCGCAACCAGAGCCTGAACCTGCGTGGCGTCAACTGGTGCTCGGACTGGCCCTCGGGCCTAACCATGGTCCCGCCGCTGACCCGCACCGGCGCGACCTACAACACCGGTTTCTTCTCCGAGCAGTCGGTGGACGACCGCATGGACGAGATCCCGACCCTGGACCTCGAGGAGCAGGCCGAGGCCTGGGGCCAGCTCGACGAGGACCTGTCGACCGAGTTCTTCCCGATCATCCCGACCGCGTTCCGCAACGACCTCTACGCGTTCGGTTCCAAGATCGGCAACCCGACCGGTGACGGCTCGATCGGTGCCCCGAACTACAAGGACCTCTTCGTGATGCAGTGA
- a CDS encoding ABC transporter permease — protein sequence MSDEPQGKDPSTKKAKSITGKSPMRIAMGRLMRDKIAVVCLATVVFFVLIAVFSGALQRLFGVDTDTVLPSQFLDLDGVPRPEYGPPYGAFTMEHPFGIAPRTATDNLAFWLEGARNSLQIATLATIVATIVGITLGLLAGFLGGVVDKIISFATDFFLTLPFLLAALTIAPIVSERFQDNPNYVTIQVTQLVLVLAFFGWMGLARLIRGEVLSLREREFIQAARVLGMPTHRVLLRELMPNLAAPIVVSTSLMLPAFVSAEAGLAFLGIGITSRPSWGQTLTQATSFFNDYSLYLWQPLLGIVALVLALNLLGDAVRDALDPKTRR from the coding sequence ATGAGCGACGAGCCCCAGGGCAAGGACCCGAGCACCAAGAAGGCGAAGTCGATCACCGGCAAGTCGCCGATGCGGATCGCGATGGGTCGCCTGATGCGCGACAAGATCGCTGTCGTCTGCCTGGCCACCGTGGTCTTCTTCGTGCTCATCGCGGTGTTCTCCGGAGCCCTGCAGCGGCTCTTCGGTGTCGACACCGACACGGTGCTGCCCAGCCAGTTCCTCGACCTCGACGGCGTCCCGCGTCCCGAGTACGGCCCGCCCTACGGCGCGTTCACGATGGAGCACCCGTTCGGCATCGCGCCGCGCACCGCGACCGACAACCTGGCCTTCTGGCTCGAGGGCGCTCGCAACTCCCTGCAGATCGCGACCCTGGCCACGATCGTGGCCACCATCGTGGGCATCACGCTGGGCCTGCTGGCCGGCTTCCTCGGCGGCGTCGTCGACAAGATCATCTCCTTCGCCACCGACTTCTTCCTGACGCTGCCGTTCCTGCTGGCCGCGCTGACCATCGCCCCCATCGTCAGCGAGCGCTTCCAGGACAATCCCAACTACGTGACCATCCAGGTCACCCAGCTGGTGCTGGTGCTGGCCTTCTTCGGCTGGATGGGCCTGGCCCGCCTGATCCGCGGCGAGGTGCTCTCGCTGCGCGAGCGCGAGTTCATCCAGGCCGCCCGCGTGCTGGGCATGCCCACCCACCGGGTGCTGCTACGCGAGCTGATGCCCAACCTCGCCGCCCCCATCGTGGTCAGCACCTCGCTGATGCTGCCGGCCTTCGTCTCCGCCGAGGCGGGCCTGGCCTTCCTCGGCATCGGCATCACCTCCCGGCCCTCGTGGGGCCAGACGCTGACGCAGGCGACCAGCTTCTTCAACGACTACTCCCTCTACCTGTGGCAGCCGCTGCTCGGCATCGTGGCGCTCGTGCTGGCACTCAACCTCTTGGGCGACGCGGTTCGTGACGCGCTCGACCCGAAGACCCGTCGCTGA
- the aspS gene encoding aspartate--tRNA ligase gives MIRTHDAGALRAEHVGQTVTLAGWVARRRDHGGVAFLDLREASGVVQVVVRDEAVAHQLRNEYCIKVTGEVGLRPEGNANANLPTGEIEVVTTDLEVLSAAAPLPFPIDEHVEVGEEVRLKHRYLDLRRSGPAHALRLRSKVNKAARDVLDRHAFVEVETPTLTRSTPEGARDFLVPARLHPGSWYALPQSPQLFKQLLMVGGMERYYQIARCYRDEDFRADRQPEFTQLDIEMSFVEQEDVIALMEDVLSAMWALIDVEIPRPIPRMTYADAMARYGSDKPDLRMGQELVECTDYFAETPFRVFQAEYVGAVVMPGGASQPRKQLDAWQEWAKQRGARGLAYVLVGEDGTLGGPVAKNLTDAEKDGLAAHVGAQPGDCVFFAAGATKSSRALLGAARLEIGRRCDLIDESAFAFTWVVDAPLFEPASEAVASGDVAVGAGAWTAVHHAFTSPQPEFMDSLESDPGAALAYAYDIVCNGSELGGGSIRIHREDVQKRVFSVMGIGEEEAAEKFGFLLDAFKYGAPPHGGIAVGMDRIVAILAGADSIRDVIAFPKSGGGFDPLTAAPAPITPEQRAEAGVDAEPEPGDTDADESDGAAPA, from the coding sequence GTGATCCGCACCCATGACGCCGGCGCCCTCCGCGCCGAGCACGTCGGCCAGACCGTCACCCTCGCCGGGTGGGTGGCGCGGCGGCGCGATCACGGCGGGGTCGCCTTCCTCGACCTGCGCGAGGCCAGCGGCGTCGTGCAGGTGGTCGTGCGCGACGAGGCCGTGGCCCACCAGCTGCGCAACGAGTACTGCATCAAGGTGACCGGTGAGGTCGGCCTGCGCCCCGAGGGCAACGCCAACGCCAACCTGCCCACCGGTGAGATCGAGGTCGTCACCACCGACCTCGAGGTGCTCAGCGCCGCCGCGCCGCTGCCGTTCCCCATCGACGAGCACGTCGAGGTGGGGGAGGAGGTGCGGCTCAAGCACCGCTACCTCGACCTGCGCCGCTCGGGGCCCGCGCACGCGCTGCGCCTGCGCAGCAAGGTCAACAAGGCCGCGCGCGACGTGCTGGACCGCCACGCCTTCGTCGAGGTCGAGACCCCGACCCTGACTCGCAGCACGCCCGAGGGCGCCCGCGACTTCCTGGTCCCGGCCCGCCTGCACCCCGGCAGCTGGTACGCCCTGCCGCAGAGCCCGCAGCTCTTCAAGCAGCTGCTGATGGTCGGCGGCATGGAGCGCTACTACCAGATCGCGCGCTGCTACCGCGACGAGGACTTCCGCGCCGACCGCCAGCCCGAGTTCACCCAGCTCGACATCGAGATGTCCTTCGTCGAGCAGGAGGACGTGATCGCGCTGATGGAGGACGTCCTCTCGGCGATGTGGGCGCTCATCGACGTCGAGATCCCGCGCCCGATCCCGCGGATGACCTACGCCGACGCGATGGCGCGCTACGGCTCCGACAAGCCCGACCTGCGCATGGGCCAGGAGCTGGTCGAGTGCACCGACTACTTCGCCGAGACCCCGTTCCGGGTCTTCCAGGCCGAGTACGTCGGCGCCGTGGTCATGCCCGGCGGCGCCTCGCAGCCGCGCAAGCAGCTCGACGCCTGGCAGGAGTGGGCCAAGCAGCGCGGCGCACGCGGCCTGGCCTACGTGCTGGTCGGCGAGGACGGCACCCTCGGGGGTCCGGTCGCCAAGAACCTGACCGACGCCGAGAAGGACGGCCTGGCCGCCCACGTGGGCGCCCAGCCCGGCGACTGCGTCTTCTTCGCGGCCGGTGCCACCAAGTCGAGCCGGGCACTCCTCGGCGCGGCGCGCCTCGAGATCGGTCGCCGCTGCGACCTGATCGACGAGTCGGCCTTCGCCTTCACCTGGGTCGTCGACGCGCCGCTCTTCGAGCCGGCCAGCGAGGCGGTCGCCAGCGGCGACGTCGCCGTGGGCGCGGGTGCGTGGACCGCGGTCCACCACGCCTTCACCAGCCCGCAGCCGGAGTTCATGGACTCCCTCGAGTCCGACCCGGGTGCCGCGCTGGCCTACGCCTACGACATCGTCTGCAACGGCAGCGAGCTGGGCGGCGGGTCGATCCGTATCCACCGCGAGGACGTGCAGAAGCGTGTCTTCTCGGTGATGGGCATCGGCGAGGAGGAGGCGGCCGAGAAGTTCGGCTTCCTGCTCGACGCGTTCAAGTACGGCGCGCCCCCGCACGGCGGCATCGCGGTGGGCATGGACCGCATCGTCGCGATCCTCGCGGGCGCCGACTCGATCCGCGACGTCATCGCCTTCCCCAAGTCCGGCGGCGGCTTCGACCCGCTGACCGCCGCTCCCGCGCCGATCACCCCGGAGCAGCGCGCCGAGGCCGGGGTCGACGCCGAGCCCGAGCCCGGGGACACCGACGCGGACGAGAGTGACGGGGCAGCCCCGGCCTGA
- the hisS gene encoding histidine--tRNA ligase, producing the protein MSAKIRPLSGFPELLPEQRVVEQQVIDTLRHTFELHGFAGIETRAVEPLDQLLRKGDTSKEVYLLRRLQEESPEGHAGLGLHFDLTVPFARYVLENAGRLEFPFRRYQIQKVWRGERPQEGRFREFTQADIDIVGRDTLAFHHDIEVTRVMLDALSRLELLPGFRLQVNNRKLIQGFYAGSGIDDVDEVMRLVDKLDKLPVDRVRAMLVDEAGVTDDQAEQVLALAAIRSTDASFVERVRALGVEHPLLDEGLTELEALVAGCAGLVDDRVRIEADLSIARGLDYYTGTVFETRLDGHESLGSICSGGRYDALASDGRTTYPGVGISLGLSRVVVTLLARTGTTADRSVPSAVLVALNDEESRPDADEVAAALRSRDIACEVAASAAKFGKQIRYAERRGIPFVWFAGESGHQVKDIRTGEQVDADPATWAPPSDDLRPKVVSRTDQEQKQ; encoded by the coding sequence ATGAGCGCCAAGATCCGCCCGCTGAGCGGGTTCCCTGAGCTGCTGCCCGAGCAGCGCGTCGTCGAGCAGCAGGTCATCGACACCCTGCGCCACACCTTCGAGCTGCACGGCTTCGCAGGCATCGAGACCCGCGCCGTCGAGCCCCTCGACCAGCTGCTGCGCAAGGGCGACACCTCCAAGGAGGTCTACCTGCTGCGCCGGCTGCAGGAGGAGTCGCCCGAGGGTCACGCCGGCCTCGGGCTGCACTTCGACCTGACCGTCCCCTTCGCCCGCTACGTCCTCGAGAACGCAGGCAGGCTGGAGTTCCCGTTCCGGCGCTACCAGATCCAGAAGGTGTGGCGCGGCGAGCGGCCGCAGGAGGGTCGGTTCCGGGAGTTCACCCAGGCCGACATCGACATCGTCGGGCGCGACACCCTGGCCTTCCACCACGACATCGAGGTCACCCGGGTGATGCTCGACGCCCTGTCGCGTCTCGAGCTGCTGCCCGGCTTCCGGCTCCAGGTCAACAACCGCAAGCTGATCCAGGGCTTCTACGCGGGGTCGGGCATCGACGACGTCGACGAGGTGATGCGACTGGTCGACAAGCTCGACAAGCTGCCGGTCGACCGGGTCCGCGCCATGCTCGTGGACGAGGCCGGGGTCACCGACGACCAGGCCGAGCAGGTCCTGGCTCTGGCCGCGATCCGCAGCACCGACGCCTCGTTCGTCGAGCGCGTCCGCGCCCTGGGCGTGGAGCACCCGCTCCTCGACGAGGGGCTCACCGAGCTCGAGGCGCTCGTGGCGGGCTGTGCCGGCCTGGTCGACGACCGGGTCCGCATCGAGGCGGACCTGTCGATCGCCCGCGGGCTCGACTACTACACCGGCACCGTCTTCGAGACGCGGCTCGACGGGCACGAGTCCCTGGGCTCGATCTGCTCGGGTGGCCGCTACGACGCCCTGGCCAGCGACGGCCGCACCACCTACCCCGGCGTCGGCATCTCACTCGGCCTGAGCCGGGTGGTGGTCACCCTGCTGGCCCGCACCGGCACGACGGCCGACAGGTCGGTGCCCAGCGCGGTGCTGGTGGCGCTCAACGACGAGGAGTCGCGTCCCGACGCCGACGAGGTCGCCGCGGCCCTGCGCTCGCGCGACATCGCCTGCGAGGTGGCGGCGAGCGCCGCGAAGTTCGGCAAGCAGATCCGCTACGCCGAGCGACGCGGCATCCCCTTCGTCTGGTTCGCCGGCGAGTCCGGCCACCAGGTCAAGGACATCCGCACGGGGGAGCAGGTGGACGCCGATCCGGCCACCTGGGCCCCGCCCTCCGACGACCTCCGACCGAAGGTCGTCTCCCGCACAGATCAGGAGCAGAAGCAGTGA
- a CDS encoding MBL fold metallo-hydrolase — translation MFIAGFPAGPWGTNCYVVATGPGSECVVVDPGKDAAQGVAEVVREHRLKPVSVLVTHGHVDHMWCVAPVAGSYDATAWIHPADRHLLTDPMAGMSRETTQMLLGGSYEWAEPDDVRELSDTQVLELAGLRFVVDHAPGHTEGSVTFRTPYDAQDVSEVMFSGDLLFAGSIGRTDLPGGDHPTMLRSLASKVLPLADDIVVLPGHGEQTSIGRERATNPYLQDL, via the coding sequence GTGTTCATCGCCGGCTTCCCCGCAGGTCCCTGGGGCACCAACTGCTACGTCGTCGCCACCGGTCCGGGCTCCGAGTGCGTGGTGGTCGACCCGGGCAAGGACGCCGCCCAGGGCGTCGCCGAGGTGGTGCGCGAGCACCGGCTCAAGCCGGTCTCGGTGCTGGTCACCCACGGCCACGTCGACCACATGTGGTGCGTGGCCCCCGTGGCCGGCAGCTACGACGCCACGGCGTGGATCCATCCCGCCGACCGGCACCTGCTCACCGACCCGATGGCCGGCATGTCTCGCGAGACCACCCAGATGCTGCTGGGCGGCTCCTACGAGTGGGCCGAGCCCGACGACGTCCGCGAGCTCTCCGACACCCAGGTGCTCGAGCTGGCGGGGCTGCGCTTCGTCGTCGACCACGCGCCGGGCCACACCGAGGGGTCGGTCACCTTCCGCACGCCGTACGACGCGCAGGACGTCTCCGAGGTGATGTTCTCGGGCGACCTGCTCTTCGCCGGCTCCATCGGGCGCACCGACCTGCCCGGCGGCGACCACCCCACGATGCTGCGCAGCCTGGCCTCGAAGGTGCTGCCCCTGGCTGACGACATCGTGGTGCTGCCCGGCCACGGCGAGCAGACCTCCATCGGTCGCGAGCGCGCGACCAACCCGTACCTGCAGGACCTCTGA
- a CDS encoding DUF349 domain-containing protein: MTSHQWGRVADDGTVYVRTSDGERSVGSYPAGTPEEALAFFTERFAALAFEVELLEKRVNSGVMSPEEAAESVRTVRAQVHEANAVGDLAGLEARLDALAPILAIQRDARRAEKEKRSAEARAAKEKLVAQAEKLAESDDWRHGANRLRDLLEQWKAIPRIDRASDDALWRRFSTARTSYTRRRKAHFAQLNEQREGAKAVKERLAVEAEALADSTDWGPTAGRYRDLMRDWKAAGPAPKDIDDKLWKRFRGAQDHFFGARDAANAALDEEFAANAEVKDALLVEAEALLPALEQSGDIEAAKRAFRDIADRWDAAGKVPRSRMKELEARIRKVEQTIRGHEDEQWRRSDPEKSARADDMVAKLQAAIDEVETNLEKARAAGNQKKVAELEENLASRHAFLEMARRASAEYGG, from the coding sequence GTGACGAGCCACCAGTGGGGACGCGTCGCCGACGACGGGACCGTCTACGTCCGCACCAGCGACGGCGAGCGGTCGGTGGGGTCCTACCCCGCCGGCACGCCCGAGGAGGCGCTCGCCTTCTTCACCGAGCGCTTCGCCGCGCTGGCCTTCGAGGTCGAGCTGCTCGAGAAGCGCGTGAACTCCGGGGTGATGTCGCCGGAGGAGGCCGCCGAGTCGGTGCGCACGGTGCGCGCCCAGGTCCACGAGGCCAACGCCGTGGGCGACCTCGCCGGACTCGAGGCCCGCCTCGACGCGCTGGCGCCGATCCTGGCGATCCAGCGCGACGCCCGGCGTGCGGAGAAGGAGAAGCGCAGCGCCGAGGCGCGTGCGGCCAAGGAGAAGCTGGTCGCCCAGGCCGAGAAGCTCGCCGAGAGCGACGACTGGCGCCACGGCGCCAACCGGCTGCGCGACCTGCTGGAGCAGTGGAAGGCCATCCCGCGCATCGACCGCGCCTCCGACGACGCGCTGTGGCGACGCTTCTCCACCGCCCGCACGAGCTACACCCGTCGCCGCAAGGCCCACTTCGCCCAGCTCAACGAGCAGCGCGAGGGCGCCAAGGCGGTCAAGGAGCGCCTGGCCGTCGAGGCCGAGGCCCTGGCCGACTCCACCGACTGGGGCCCGACCGCGGGCCGCTACCGCGACCTGATGCGCGACTGGAAGGCCGCCGGCCCGGCCCCCAAGGACATCGACGACAAGCTCTGGAAGCGCTTCCGCGGCGCCCAGGACCACTTCTTCGGTGCCCGCGACGCCGCCAACGCCGCCCTCGACGAGGAGTTCGCCGCCAACGCCGAGGTCAAGGACGCGCTGCTCGTCGAGGCGGAGGCGCTGCTGCCGGCGCTGGAGCAGAGCGGCGACATCGAGGCCGCCAAGCGCGCCTTCCGCGACATCGCCGACCGCTGGGACGCCGCCGGCAAGGTGCCCCGCTCGCGGATGAAGGAGCTCGAGGCCCGCATCCGCAAGGTCGAGCAGACCATCCGCGGCCACGAGGACGAGCAGTGGCGCCGCTCCGACCCCGAGAAGTCCGCCCGCGCCGACGACATGGTCGCCAAGCTGCAGGCGGCCATCGACGAGGTCGAGACGAACCTCGAGAAGGCCCGCGCCGCCGGCAACCAGAAGAAGGTCGCCGAGCTCGAGGAGAACCTCGCCTCCCGCCATGCCTTCCTCGAGATGGCCCGCCGCGCCTCGGCCGAGTACGGCGGCTGA
- a CDS encoding RelA/SpoT family protein — protein sequence MRARLARMGHRSPTANPVLDPLFRAVRANHPKADLALLERAYTTAERLHGTQMRKSGDPYITHPLAVTTILAGIGMTEPTLAAALLHDTVEDTSYTLEELTTDFGEEVALLVDGVTKLDKVVYGDSAQAETIRKMIVAMSRDIRVLVIKLADRLHNMRTLRFVPQKSQERTARETLDIYAPLAHRLGMNTIKWELEDLAFATLHPKIYDEIVRMVAERAPSREQFMAQVISQVEEDLREARIKAKVTGRPKHYYSIYQKMIVGGREFSDIYDLVGIRVLVEEDRDCYAVLGILHSRWNPVLGRFKDYVAMPKFNMYQSLHTTVMGPQGKPVEMQIRTFAQHRRAEYGVAAHWKYKEDGRAGVDTDRRADQAAGAGDMSWVRQLLDWQSEVEDPGEFLESLRFEINRAETYVFTPRGDVIALPAGSTPVDFAYAVHTEVGHHTIGARVNGRLVPLESKLENGDVIEVFTSKSVNAGPSRDWLGFVKSPRARNKIRQWFTKERREEAIEQGKDQIAKLMRKEGLPLKRLLSHESLTLAAEHFKIADVTALYAAVGENNLSAQAVVKQVLELHGGAQGAEEDLAEAVTITGRRAHRRTSGSGDAGVVVKGASDLWVKLAKCCTPVPPDPILGFVTKGGGVSVHRQDCTNASSLQTQPEKLLDVEWAPTTTSTFLVNIQVEALDRARLLSDITMALSDAHVNILSAQLATSRDRVAKSRFTFEMAETKHLDTVLRAVRGVPGVFDAYRVTQ from the coding sequence ATGCGCGCGCGACTGGCCCGGATGGGTCACCGCAGCCCGACGGCCAACCCGGTCCTCGACCCGCTCTTCCGCGCGGTGCGCGCCAACCACCCCAAGGCCGACCTGGCCCTGCTGGAGCGGGCGTACACCACCGCCGAGCGGCTGCACGGCACCCAGATGCGCAAGAGCGGCGACCCCTACATCACCCACCCGCTCGCGGTGACCACGATCCTGGCCGGCATCGGCATGACCGAGCCGACGCTGGCCGCCGCCCTCCTGCACGACACCGTCGAGGACACCTCCTACACGCTCGAGGAGCTGACGACCGACTTCGGCGAGGAGGTGGCGCTGCTGGTCGACGGCGTGACCAAGCTCGACAAGGTCGTCTACGGCGACTCGGCGCAGGCCGAGACGATCCGCAAGATGATCGTGGCGATGTCGCGCGACATCCGGGTGCTGGTCATCAAGCTGGCCGACCGCCTGCACAACATGCGCACGCTGCGCTTCGTGCCGCAGAAGAGCCAGGAGCGCACGGCTCGCGAGACCCTCGACATCTACGCCCCGCTGGCCCACCGGCTGGGCATGAACACCATCAAGTGGGAGCTCGAGGACCTCGCCTTCGCGACCCTGCACCCCAAGATCTACGACGAGATCGTGCGGATGGTCGCCGAGCGCGCACCCTCGCGCGAGCAGTTCATGGCGCAGGTGATCAGCCAGGTCGAGGAGGACCTGCGCGAGGCCCGGATCAAGGCCAAGGTCACCGGCCGGCCCAAGCACTACTACTCGATCTACCAGAAGATGATCGTGGGCGGACGCGAGTTCTCCGACATCTACGACCTGGTCGGCATCCGCGTGCTCGTCGAGGAGGACCGCGACTGCTACGCGGTGCTGGGCATCCTGCACTCGCGCTGGAACCCGGTGCTGGGGCGGTTCAAGGACTACGTCGCGATGCCGAAGTTCAACATGTACCAGTCGCTGCACACCACCGTGATGGGCCCGCAGGGCAAGCCGGTCGAGATGCAGATCCGCACCTTCGCCCAGCACCGGCGCGCCGAGTACGGCGTCGCCGCGCACTGGAAGTACAAGGAGGACGGCCGCGCCGGCGTCGACACCGACCGGCGCGCCGACCAGGCCGCCGGGGCCGGCGACATGTCGTGGGTGCGCCAGCTGCTCGACTGGCAGAGCGAGGTCGAGGATCCGGGCGAGTTCCTGGAGTCGCTGCGCTTCGAGATCAACCGGGCCGAGACCTACGTCTTCACCCCGCGCGGCGACGTGATCGCGCTGCCGGCGGGCTCCACCCCGGTCGACTTCGCCTACGCCGTGCACACCGAGGTCGGTCACCACACCATCGGCGCACGCGTCAACGGTCGCCTGGTGCCGCTGGAGTCGAAGCTCGAGAACGGCGACGTGATCGAGGTCTTCACCTCCAAGTCCGTCAACGCCGGCCCCTCGCGCGACTGGCTGGGCTTCGTGAAGTCGCCCCGCGCGCGCAACAAGATCCGCCAGTGGTTCACCAAGGAGCGGCGCGAGGAGGCGATCGAGCAGGGCAAGGACCAGATCGCCAAGCTGATGCGCAAGGAGGGCCTGCCCCTCAAGCGGCTGCTCTCGCACGAGTCGCTGACGCTGGCCGCCGAGCACTTCAAGATCGCCGACGTCACCGCGCTCTACGCGGCGGTGGGGGAGAACAACCTCTCCGCCCAGGCCGTGGTCAAGCAGGTGCTCGAGCTGCACGGCGGCGCGCAGGGCGCCGAGGAGGACCTCGCCGAGGCGGTCACGATCACCGGGCGACGAGCCCACCGGCGTACGTCGGGCAGCGGCGACGCCGGCGTGGTCGTCAAGGGGGCCTCCGACCTGTGGGTCAAGCTGGCCAAGTGCTGCACCCCCGTGCCGCCCGACCCGATCCTCGGCTTCGTCACCAAGGGCGGCGGGGTCTCGGTGCACCGCCAGGACTGCACCAACGCCTCATCCCTGCAGACCCAGCCCGAGAAGCTCCTCGACGTCGAGTGGGCCCCGACCACGACCTCGACGTTCCTGGTCAACATCCAGGTCGAGGCCCTCGACCGCGCACGCCTGCTCTCCGACATCACCATGGCGCTCTCCGACGCCCACGTGAACATCCTCTCCGCCCAGCTGGCCACCAGCCGCGACCGTGTCGCCAAGAGCCGCTTCACCTTCGAGATGGCCGAGACCAAGCACCTCGACACCGTGCTGCGCGCCGTGCGCGGCGTGCCCGGCGTCTTCGACGCCTACCGCGTCACCCAGTAG
- a CDS encoding adenine phosphoribosyltransferase translates to MSLAGAREALARLVRDVPDYPEPGVVFKDITPLLADHTGLAAVVAGLAHAGRDEAGRPVVDVVVGMEARGFILGAPVALALGAGFVPVRKAGKLPRETHAVSYDLEYGSATLEMHTDAVGAGSRVLLVDDVLATGGTARATVDLVERCGAEVVGVAVLMDLAFLPWREALGDVAVTTLMSVGAEPSLDAP, encoded by the coding sequence GTGAGCCTCGCCGGCGCCCGCGAGGCGCTCGCCCGGCTGGTCCGCGACGTGCCCGACTACCCCGAGCCGGGGGTCGTGTTCAAGGACATCACCCCGCTGCTGGCCGACCACACCGGCCTCGCGGCGGTGGTGGCGGGGCTCGCGCACGCCGGTCGTGACGAGGCCGGCCGCCCGGTCGTCGACGTCGTCGTGGGCATGGAGGCCCGCGGGTTCATCCTCGGCGCCCCCGTGGCGCTCGCCCTGGGCGCCGGGTTCGTGCCCGTGCGCAAGGCCGGCAAGCTGCCGCGCGAGACCCACGCTGTCTCCTACGACCTCGAGTACGGCTCGGCGACCCTGGAGATGCACACCGACGCGGTCGGCGCCGGCAGCCGGGTGCTGCTGGTCGACGACGTCCTGGCCACCGGCGGCACCGCCCGCGCCACCGTCGACCTGGTCGAGCGCTGCGGCGCCGAGGTGGTCGGCGTCGCCGTGCTGATGGACCTGGCGTTCCTGCCCTGGCGCGAGGCCCTGGGCGACGTCGCGGTCACCACCTTGATGAGCGTCGGCGCCGAGCCCTCCCTCGACGCGCCCTAG